A genomic stretch from Gardnerella leopoldii includes:
- a CDS encoding Rib/alpha-like domain-containing protein, with translation MRKVSTIHTISGIVLAFGLIVSSLIYVPSLATTAVAEETSPIHTPLTAQTAHDISTGRIRLENNQIDSLLYHKAALDPDQDSDGDGLKNSEELYTYVKNGRTYYGYNSHPLIKDTDGDGLDDKNDNNPRRWDISPRDMALFMELVYREDSYVKEVLDYSRPLTKIYKNRNEYKLMHNELAPFWKVKETYHFGSGFDAILFENVNPAYPFIEQNGVQVLAIRGTESGGDFTNDIKLAIGLNPSQALDVNNVMDKINREKLATNLYITGHSLGGYLSQRALIYAKQKNYQWITKAYTFNAPRIKGNIFNKWLWETSDFGDQLTKEGYAVHYKVDNDKVIGPIGNLNGAISIGRSGEGHGSRSYFEPRMDSFEGFTVGERNKIEGTGRKIAALDGLVNEPVIKTDEQSFEPKIENIDIFENDKLPKVTDYLLNASDRPQGSTITDITDKTSINTSKSGKYEGKILLALSDNSVKTIIVPIIIHKRLANIEELPNVTAEPGKKIEVKKDNKIPDNFDFKPYLKNLPENSTVQVVKQPNTTNTGETTFIVEITFANKAKQKVTLKAHVVEIIPATPLNPAKKLIPGKTITPIPNVTAEPGKKIEVKKDNKIPDNFDFKPYLKNLPENSTVQVVKQPNTTNTGETTFIVEITFANKAKQKVTLKAHVVEIIPATPLNPAKKLXXQQTLEKQHLS, from the coding sequence ATGAGAAAAGTAAGTACCATTCACACAATTAGTGGAATTGTATTAGCTTTTGGTTTGATTGTTTCATCTCTGATTTACGTACCTTCGTTAGCAACAACCGCAGTTGCAGAAGAAACATCACCAATTCACACTCCTTTGACTGCACAAACTGCTCACGACATTTCTACTGGTCGAATTCGTTTGGAAAATAATCAGATTGATTCTTTGCTTTACCATAAAGCCGCGCTAGATCCAGATCAAGATAGCGATGGCGACGGTCTGAAGAACAGCGAAGAGCTTTACACTTACGTAAAAAACGGACGCACATATTACGGATATAATTCGCATCCACTTATTAAGGACACCGACGGCGACGGGTTAGATGACAAAAACGATAACAATCCTCGCAGGTGGGATATTAGCCCTCGCGATATGGCGCTTTTTATGGAGCTTGTGTATAGGGAAGACAGTTACGTCAAAGAAGTACTTGACTACTCAAGACCACTCACTAAAATTTACAAAAATCGCAACGAATACAAGCTTATGCATAACGAGCTTGCGCCATTCTGGAAAGTCAAAGAAACATACCACTTTGGAAGCGGATTTGATGCTATTCTTTTTGAAAATGTAAATCCTGCATACCCATTTATTGAGCAAAACGGCGTGCAAGTTCTTGCAATCCGAGGAACTGAAAGCGGCGGAGATTTTACTAATGACATTAAACTAGCAATTGGATTAAACCCGAGCCAAGCTTTAGATGTAAACAATGTGATGGATAAAATCAATAGAGAAAAACTTGCTACTAATTTATATATAACAGGGCATTCTCTCGGAGGTTATTTATCTCAACGTGCTTTAATTTACGCTAAACAAAAAAATTACCAATGGATTACAAAGGCCTATACTTTTAACGCTCCGAGGATCAAAGGTAATATATTCAACAAATGGCTTTGGGAAACATCTGATTTTGGCGATCAATTAACAAAAGAGGGTTATGCTGTTCATTACAAGGTTGATAATGATAAAGTAATAGGACCAATAGGAAACCTTAACGGCGCAATAAGCATAGGAAGATCTGGAGAAGGTCACGGATCTCGTAGTTACTTTGAGCCTAGAATGGATAGTTTCGAAGGATTCACAGTTGGCGAACGCAATAAAATTGAAGGAACCGGTCGCAAAATTGCTGCACTCGACGGATTAGTTAACGAACCAGTTATTAAAACTGACGAACAATCTTTCGAACCTAAAATTGAAAACATAGACATTTTTGAAAACGATAAGTTACCAAAAGTAACAGATTATCTTCTTAATGCATCAGACAGACCGCAAGGATCTACCATTACAGATATTACAGATAAAACTTCTATTAACACTTCTAAAAGTGGAAAATACGAAGGTAAAATATTACTTGCATTATCTGATAATTCAGTAAAAACTATTATAGTTCCAATAATTATTCATAAGCGATTGGCTAATATCGAGGAACTTCCAAATGTTACTGCTGAACCTGGCAAGAAAATAGAAGTCAAAAAAGACAATAAAATCCCCGATAATTTCGACTTCAAACCATACTTAAAAAACTTACCAGAAAACAGCACAGTACAAGTTGTAAAACAACCAAACACAACAAACACTGGAGAAACAACATTTATCGTAGAAATAACCTTTGCAAACAAAGCAAAACAGAAAGTAACTCTTAAAGCTCACGTTGTAGAAATCATTCCAGCAACACCACTAAACCCAGCTAAAAAACTCATACCAGGCAAAACCATTACTCCGATTCCAAATGTTACTGCTGAACCTGGCAAGAAAATAGAAGTCAAAAAAGACAATAAAATCCCCGATAATTTCGACTTCAAACCATACTTAAAAAACTTACCAGAAAACAGCACAGTACAAGTTGTAAAACAACCAAACACAACAAACACTGGAGAAACAACATTTATCGTAGAAATAACCTTTGCAAACAAAGCAAAACAGAAAGTAACTCTTAAAGCTCACGTTGTAGAAATCATTCCAGCAACACCACTAAACCCAGCTAAAAAACTCNNNNNACAACAAACACTGGAGAAACAACATTTATCGTAG